The Pelagibius sp. CAU 1746 genomic sequence TGTAACTCATGGATTTCTCTGGTGGACTCTACGGCTTCGGCATCCCGTTCCTGATCATCCTGACTGCCCTCGTTTTCGTACACGAACTGGGGCACTACCTCATTGCCCGCTGGAACGGTGTGCGGGTGGAGGTTTTCTCCATTGGCTTCGGCCCGGAGATCTTCGGCTGGGACGATAGGGCCGGTACGCGTTGGAAATTCAGTCTCATTCCACTCGGCGGCTACGTGAAGATGTTCGGTGACGCCAATGCCGCGAGCATGCCCGCCGACGGCAGCGAGCAGATGAGCGCGGCCGAACGGTCGGTTGCCTTCCCGCACAAGCGGCTGGGCCAGCGTGCCGCCATCGTTGCGGCGGGACCGATCGCCAACTTCCTCTTCGCCATCGTCGTCCTGGCGGCGCTCTTCATGTTCTATGGCCAGCCTTTCACGCCCGCCGTGGTGGGAGAGGTGAACCAGGGCTCCGCTGCCGAGGCCGCCGGGTTTCAGGCCGGCGACAAGGTGATCGCCGTGGATGGCGCGACGGTTGCGCGCTTCGAGGAACTGCAACGTATAGTCGCACTGCGGCCCGGTGAAGAACTGCGGATTACCGTGGAGCGCGGCGGCCGCGCGGTCGACCTTCTCGCCATCCCGGACCGGGTCGAGCGCCCGAACGGCCTGGGCGAGACGCAGGAAGTAGGCCTGCTGGGCCTGCGTGGCGGCGCTCCGGAGTACACCCGGCACGGCCCGCTGAGTGCGCTTTGGCAGGCCGCCAGGGAAACCGTCTCCATCGTCGACCAGACTTTCACGGCCCTGGGCCAGATCGTTCGCGGCACGCGCGGAACCGACGAACTGGGCGGGCCGATCCGGATCGCCCAAATGTCGGGTCAGGCGGCGGAACTGGGTATCCTGACGATGGTGCACTTCGCCGCGATGCTGTCCATCAACCTGGGACTCATCAATCTGTTCCCGGTGCCGATGCTGGATGGCGGACATCTGTTGTTCTACGCCATAGAGGCAGTGCGGGGACGGCCGCTGGGCGAAAGGGCACAAGAATACGGTTTCCGGATCGGCCTGGCTCTGGTATTGACGTTAATGGTTTTCGTGACCTGGAACGATCTGCTTCGGATCGACAGTTTAGTGAATTTTGTCAAAGGCCTGGGCACATAAACGCACCAGCGCCACGGGGGAAGGACAAGGGACGTGTGTCGCGGACGGTTGCTCGTCGTCGTCTTGGCGTATCTGCTGTCCAGTGCAGCGTGGTTGGTAACTCCTGATACGGGTTTTGCGCAGTCGATTCTGTCCGGCGGACGGATCGAGGCAATCCGCGTGGAAGGCACGCAGCGCATTGAGGCGGCGACTGTACGCTCCTACATGCGGGTCAATCCGGGGGATCCCTTCGATCCTGTGCGCCTGGACGACTCGCTGAAGAATCTCTTCTCCACCGGTCTCTTCGCCGACGTGCGCCTGGAGCGCGAAGGCAACACCCTGATCGTCGTGGTCAGCGAGAACCCGATCGTCAACCGCATCGCTTTCGAGGGCAACCAGCGCATCGACGACGATACCTTGGCGCAGGAGATCGAACTGCGGCCGCGCGTCGTCTTTACCCGTACCAAGGTGCAATCCGACACCAACCGCGTTCTCGAAATCTACCGCCGCTCCGGCCGCTTCGCCGCGACCGTCGAACCCAAGGTCATTCAGCTGGAGCAGAACCGGGTCGACCTGGCCTTCGAGATCAACGAAGGGCCGCTAACCTCGATCCGCTCGATCAATTTCATCGGCAACCGTGAATTCTCCGATTCGACGCTGCGCGACGAGGTGACGACGTCGGAGGCCTCGTTCTGGAATTTCTTCACGACCTCGGACACCTACGATCCGGATCGCCTGACCTTCGACCGCGAAATGTTGCGGCGCTTCTATTTGAATGAAGGCTATGCAGACTTCCGCGTCGCCTCGGTCGTGGCGGAACTGACGCCGGACCAGCAGGATTTCATCGTTACCTTCACGGTGGAAGAGGGGCCGCGCTACCGCTTTGGCCGGATCGGCCTCGAAACCGGCCTGCGCAACCTGGATCCGGAAACCCTGCGCAGCGAGGTCACCACCGAAGAGGGCGACTGGTACGACGCCAGCGAGGTCGAAAAGACCATCGAGGTTCTGACCGACGCCGTCGGCGATCTCGGCTATGCCTTCGTCGACATCCGTCCGCGCGTGCAGCGCGATCGCGAGAACCTGACGATCGACATCGTCTACGACATTCAGGAAGGCCCCAAAGTCTTCGTCGAGCGTATCGACATCGAAGGCAACACCCGAACCCTGGACCGGGTGATCCGCCGCGAATTTCGCCTGGTCGAGGGCGACGCCTTCAACACCTCGAAGCTGCGCCGCTCGCGCCAGCGGGTGCAGAACCTGGGTTTCTTCAAGACGGTCACGGTCGAGAACGAACCGGGCAGCGCTCCGGACCGCACGGTGGTCAAAGTCGCGGTGGAGGAACAGTCGACCGGTGACGTCACCTTCGGCGCGGGCTTCTCCTCTTCAGACGGCCCGATCGGCAACATCGGTATCCGTGAACGCAATCTGCTTGGCCGTGGCCAGGATCTGCGCCTCGGCTTCACCTTGGCGGGTGAGGCGACCGAACTGGATTTCAGCTTCACCGAACCTTACTTCCTGGACCGTAACCTCGCTGCCGGCATCGATCTCTACCGCACGACCGATGATCGCACTGACGAGAGCGGCTACGAGGAAGAGCGCCTCGGCGGTTCGCTGCGCGCCGGTTTCAACATTACCGACGAGTTGCGCAACGTCGTCCGCTACACGCTGGAAAACCGGGACATCACGGATGTTCACAGCGCCGCCTCTCTTCTGGTCCGTTCGGAAGAAGGCGAAACCCTGCGCTCAGGCATCAGCAACGAGTTGACTTACGACACACGGGATTCGCGTTTCGATCCGCGCGAGGGCATCATCAGCAGCCTGCGCACCGAGTTCTTCGGGCTCGGCGGCGACGCTTCCTTCATCCGCGCCTCGGCGACAGCGGGTTACTACTATACCGTCTTCGAAGACTACACTCTGAGCGTCAGGGGATCGGGCGGTACGATCTACGGCGTTGGCGAAGACACCCGCATTTCCGACCGCTTCTTCAAGGGCGGCGGCGCGCCGCGCGGCTTCGAGTACGGCGGTGTTGGCCCGCGCGACGCCAATACCAACGACTCCCTGGGCGGCAAGAATTTCTACACCGGCACCGTCGAGGCATCCTTCCCCTTGGCATTGCCGTTCGATCTGGATATCCGCGGCCGGCTGTTCACAGATGTTGGCGCTGCCTGGGATATCGACGACAACAGCATTCCCGTGAACCTGCAGGACTCCAGTTCTCCGCGCGTCACCGTGGGCACGGGTATTTCCTGGAATTCACCCTTCGGTCCGGTCGTCGTCGACCTGGGCGTTGCCGTGATCAAGGAAGATTTCGACGAAACCGAACTCTTCAGCTTTAGCTTCGGAACGCAGTTCTAAGAGACATGTCGAGGCTCCGCCGCTGGTCGCCGCGTCTGGCCGCAACGCTCTTGATGTTGGCGGCGCTTTTCGCCGCGCCGCCCTTCACTCCGGCCTGGTCCCAGGTCGAACGGGCACCCTTGGTGGGAATCATCGACATCCAGGCCGTCTTGCGCGAATCGGTGGCGGTGCAGTCGCTCTCCCAGAAAATCGAGGCCATGCGCGAGGCCACCCAAGCCGACATGCAGTCCCGCGAGCAGGCGCTGCGCGCGGCCGACATCGACTTGGCCCAGCGCCGCGCCTCCCTATCGCCGTCGGCCTATGCCGAGGAACGCAGCAAGCTGGAGGACGAAGGCGTCGCCCTGCAACGCGAGGCGCAGGAACAGCGCCGCCAACTGGACCAGATCTTCAGCCGCGGCATGAGCCAGGTGCAGCAGGTGCTGGTTCAGATCTCCCAGGACATCGCCCGGGAGAACAATCTCGACCTGGTCCTTGCCAAGACCACGGTTATCCTGGTCCGGCCGGAATTCGACTTCACTCAGGAAGCGTTGAAGCGCCTCAATTCCCGCCTATCCGACGTCGCCCTTCCAGACGTAGCCAACTAAAGGTGGCCCATGGCAGACCGCAGTTTCTTCGATAATGCCGGGCCCTTCACCCTGGCTGAACTTGCCGCCATCGCGGAGGCCGAGCTGCCGCCGGGGACCGCGAGCGACCGCAGGCTGTCCGATGTCGCCCCGCTGGACACGGCAGGCCCTGACGACGTCAGTTTCCTCGACAATCGCCGCTACATCGGCCAGTTCGCCGAGAGCAAGGCCGGTGCCTGCATCGTCGATCCCGAGTTCGCCGAACGTGCCCCCGAAGGCATGACCCTGCTCCTGACCAAGCGGCCTTACCGCGGCTATGCCAAGGTGGCTCAAGCCTTCTACCCGGCGCCGCAGCCGCGCCCGGGCCTTCATCCCTCCGCGGTCGTCGATCCGGGCGCCGCGATCGGTGAGGGCACGGAGATCGGCCCGGGCGTCGTGGTCGCGGCGGGTGCGGAGATCGGCCGAGGCTGCCGCGTCGAGGCGAACAGCGTGGTGGGCGAATCGGTCGCGATCGGCGACGGCACCGTCGTCGGCCCCAATGTCTCCCTGGCCTTCTGCCGCATCGGCCGGGCCTGTCAGATTCACGCCGGGGCGCGAATCGGCACCCGCGGCTTCGGCTTTTCCATGGACCCGGAGGGCTTTGTGGACGTGCCCCAGTTGGGACGGGTGCTGATCGAAGACGGGGTTGAAATCGGGGCCAACACGACGATCGACCGAGGTGCCGGTCCGGACACGGTGATCGGAGCCGGGGCGAAGATTGATAATCTCGTACAGATCGGGCACAACGTGCGCATCGGTCGTGGTTGCGTGCTTGTGGCCCAGTCGGGCATCGCCGGCAGCACGGTCCTGCAGGACTTCGTCGCCGTCGCCGCACAGGCAGGCATCTCCGGCCACCTGAAGGTAGGGGCCGGCGCACAGATCGGCGCGAAATCCGGGGTGATGCGGGACATTCCCAGCGGAATGACGGTTCTGGGCAGCCCGGCGCGGCCGGTTCGGGACTTTTTCCGGCTCGTGGCCCTGTGGGAGCGCCAGTTGAAGGCAAGAGGCAAGAAGAAGGATGAATAAAGAGACCTCAGAGCAGGAAGAGATCGGCTCGTTGAACGTCCATGACATCATGGCGCTGCTGCCGCATCGCTACCCATTCCTCATGATCGACCGGGTGGAAGACATCGTCCTCGGCGAGAGTGCGACGGGTATCAAGAACGTCACCATCAACGAGCCTTTCTTCCAGGGCCACTTCCCGGAGCAGGCGGTGATGCCCGGCGTCCTGTTGGTCGAGGCCATGGCCCAGACCGCCGCGGCACTGGTGATGTATACTCTGGGCAAGGAGGCTCACGGCAAGCTGGTCTACTTCATGACCATCGACGAGGCGCGCTTCCGCAAACCTGTGGTGCCCGGCGATTCCGTACGCATTCAGGTGACGCGGATACAAAATCGCCGTAGCGTCTGGAAGTTCAAAGGCGAAGCCCTCGTAGAGGGCACTCTGGTCGCCAATGCAAGCTACTCCGCCATGATTGTGGGATACTGATGCCGGAAATTCACCCGACAGCCGTCATCGACTCCGGCGCGAAGATCGCCGACGGCTGTTCCATCGGCCCCTACTGCGTGATCGGTCCCGACGTGACCCTGGGCGAAGGCGTCCAGCTCAACAGTCACGTCGTCATCGACGGGCGTACCACGATCGGTGCGCGCACGCGCATCTATCCCTTTTCCTCCATCGGCCAGCCGCCGCAGGATCTGAAGTACAAGGGCGAGCCCTCTGAGCTGCACATCGGCAGCGACAACGTGATCCGCGAGCATGTGACCATGAATCCCGGCACGGAAGGCGGCGGGATGATCACGGAGGTCGGAAACGGCTGCCTCTTCATGCCGGGCAGCCACGTCGCCCATGACTGCCGCATCGGCAACAACGTAATCATGGCCAATAACGCCACTCTGGCCGGTCACGTGGTGCTGGAGGACTATGTCATCATGGGCGGTCTCTCCGGCGCCCAGCAGTTCGTGCGCATCGGCCGCAACGCCATCATCGGCGCCATGGCCGGCGCCAAGAGCGACGTCATCCCCTTTGGCATGGTCATGGGCCGGCCCGGCATCCTGGCGGGGCTCAATCTGGTGGGCCTGAAGCGCGCCGGCGTCGACGGCAAGGAAATCCAGATGCTCATGAAGGCCTATGACCATCTCTTCGGCGCCGAAGGCACTTTCGCCGAACGCGTCGACGCGGTGGCCGAGCAATACGGGGGCAGAGGAACCATCGACGCGCTGGTCGGCTTCCTGCGCGCGGAAACCTCACGCCCCATCCTGCAGCCGGAAGAAGACTGATGACCGGGCCGCTCGGTATCGTTGCCGGCGGCGGGTCCCTCCCACGCCGGCTGGTGGACGTCTGTCAGGCCAGCGGCCGCGGCGCCTTCGTCGTCGCCATCGAGCACCACACGGATCCGGCCACCGTTGTGGGCACGGAGCACCGCTGGATCCGCATGGGCCAAAGCGAGAAGGCGGTGCAGGCCTTGAAGGAGGCCGGTGTTACGGAACTGGTGCTGGTCGGCGCGGTCAAACGGCCGAGCATGACCGAACTGCGTCCCGACCTGAAGACCTTCAAGTTCCTCGCGAAGATCGGCTTCAACAGCCTGGGCGACGACGGCCTGCTCGGTGCGGTCGTGAAGGGCCTTGAAGCCGAGGGCTTCGTCCTGCGCGGGATCGACGAGTTCGTCCACGACCTCCTGGCCGCCGAGGGGTGCTTCGGCCGCGAACAGCCCGACGAGACTGCCTGGCGCGATATCCGCCGCGGCATCGAGGTGGTCCGGGCCATGGGGGCCGCCGACGTCGGCCAGGCCACCGTCATCCAGGACGGCCTGGTCCTCGGCGTCGAAGCTTTGGAGGGGACCGATGCCCTGCTCGAGCGCTGCGGCCCACTGCGCCGCGCCGGCCCCGGCGGCGTCCTCGTGAAACTCAGCAAGCCCGGCCAGGAACGCCGGGCCGATCTGCCGACCATCGGCGTGAAGACGGTGGAGGGCGCCGCCGCCGCAGGGCTGCGCGGCATCGCCGTGGAGGCCAACGGCACCCTGGTGGTCGACCTGCCCGCCGTCGTCGAAGCCGCGGACCGCGCCGGGCTTTTCATCGTCGGGATTACGCTCGATGCGGCGGCCGGCGCCGCCGCCGGATGAGCAGGCCCGAAAACTCCGACGGCGGAGAAGGAGAAGGTCCGCTGATCTTCCTCATCGCCGGCGAGCCCTCCGGCGACCTGCTCGGCGCGCGCCTCATGGCGGCCCTGCGTGAGGAGACAGACGGGCGTGTACGCTTCGCCGGCATCGGCGGCGAGGCCATGACTGCGGCGGGGCTGGAGAGCCGCTTCCCGATCCACGAGCTGGCAGTCATGGGGCTCATCGAAGTCCTGCCGCATCTCTTCACCATCCTGAAACGCATGCGCCAGACCGTCGCCGCGGTGAAGCAACTGCGCCCCGATGCCGTCGTCACCATCGACTCGCCGAGCTTCACGCTGGAGATCGCGGAGCGCCTGAAAGGGCAGGGCATTCCGCTGATCCACTACGTTGCGCCGCAGGTCTGGGCCTGGAAGGCCTGGCGCGCGAAATCGGTCTCCCGCTATCTGGATCATCTGCTGGCATTGCTGCCTTTCGAGCCGCCCTATTTCGAGAAGCACGGCCTGCCTACGCACTTCGTCGGGCATCCGGTGGTCGAGTCCCACGCCGGTTCGCGGTACCGCGATACCGCGCGGGGACTCTGTCTGGCCGTGCTGCCCGGCAGCCGCAGGGGAGAGGTGAGCAAACTGCTGCCGGTTTTTGCCGAAGTCGTGCGCGCCCTGGCGGCCGGGCATCCTGACCTGCGGGTCGTAATCCCCACGGTGGAAACCGTTGCCGACATGGTGCAGGCGCAGGTGCAAGACTGGCCCGTCGAGGTCGCCGTGGTGCGTGGCGCCGAAGCCAAGGCCAAAGCCTTCGACGAGGCGACGGCCGCCCTGGCCGCCTCCGGGACCGTGGCGCTGGAACTCGGCGTGGCGGGCGTGCCGACGGTCGTGGCTTATCGCTTTGCCGGCGTCGTCGGGCTGCTGCCGCCCTCCCTGCTGCGCGTGCCCTTCGTCAGCCTGGTCAACCTGATCGCCGGGCGGGAGGTGCAGCCGGAGTTCCTGCAGCGCCGTTGCCGGGCGGCGGAGATCCTGCCGGCGGTGGAACGTCTGCTCACCGACCCTGCAGCCCGCGCCGCGCAACGCGACGGCTGCAGCGGCGTGGTCGAAGCCCTGACCCCGCCCGAAGGCCGCCCCAGCCGGGCCGCCGCCCGGCGCATCCTGTCCTGCCTGAAGGCGTAACTCTCCGGCCGAGAATGAAAAAGGGCGCCGCTGCCGGTGCAGGGCGCCCTTTCTTCGACGTATAGCGGCCGCTCAGCGTTTGTCGAGCGGCACGTAGGCGCGCTCGGTTGCGCCGTGGTAGAGCTGGCGCGGGCGGCTGATGCGCTGCTTGGGATCCTCGATCATCTCGCGCCACTGGGCGACCCAGCCGACGGTGCGGGCCACGGCGAAGAGCACGGTGAACATCGAGGTCGGGAAGCCCATGGCCTTGAGGATGATGCCGGAATAGAAGTCCACGTTGGGGAACAGCTTCCTCTCGACGAAGTAGTCGTCCTCCAGCGCGATCTTCTCCAACTGCATGGCCATTTCCAGCATCGGGTCGTTGATGCCCAGCTCACCCAGCACCTCATGGCAGGACTTCTGCATCACCTTGGCGCGCGGATCGTAGTTCTTGTAGACCCGGTGGCCGAAACCCATGAGGCGGAAGGGGTCGTCCTTGTCCTTGGCGCGCTTGATGAACTCGGGGATTCGGTCCTTGTGGCCGATCTCGCCCAGCATCTGCAGCACGGCCTCGTTGGCGCCGCCGTGCGCCGGGCCCCAGAGGGAGGCGATACCGGCGGCGATGCAGGCGAAGGGATTGGCGTTACTGGAGCCGGCGATGCGCACCGTCGAGGTGGAGGCATTCTGCTCATGGTCGGCGTGCAGGATGAAGATGCGGTCCATGGCGCGGGCCAGCACCGGGCTGATTTTGTACTCCTCGCAGGGCACAGAGAACATCATGTGCAGGAAGTTCTCGGCGTAGTGCAGGTCGTTGCGCGGGTATACGAAGGGCTGGCCGACGGAGTACTTGTAGGCCATGGCGGCGATGGTCGGCATCTTGGCGATCAGCCGGTGCGAGGCGACCATGCGCTGATGCGGATCGTTGATGTCCGTGGAGTCATGATAGAAGGCGGACATCGCGCCGACCACGCCGACCATGACGGCCATGGGGTGCGAATCACGCCGGAACCCACGGAAGAAATTGTTCATCTGCTCATGCAGCATGGTGTGATAAGTGATTGATTTCTCGAATGCCGTCTTTTCATCGGCTTTCGGAAGTTCACCATGCAGCAGCAGGTAGCAGACATCCATGAAGTCGCTGTGCTCGGCCAGGTCCTCGATCATGTAGCCGCGGTGCATCAGGATGCCGACTTCGCCGTCGATGTAGGTGATATCGGAATCGCAGCTCGCCGTGGAAGTGAAGCCGGGGTCGTAGGTGAACATCCCCGTCTCGGCATAGAGCTTGCTGACATCGATGGCGCGCGGGCCGACGCTGCCGTCCAAAACCGGAAGTTCCAGGCTCTTCCCGGTGCTGTTGTCCGTCAGGGTCACTGTGGCCCTGTTGGCGGTCGGTTTGGCGTCGTTCATAGTCCCATCCCTCAACTGAAAAGTGCCCCCCGTCAGGGGGTGCCCGATGTTGGCGCGAGCATAGTGAACCGGACCGATTCAATCAATTGCCGCGGCGCAACATAGAGCGCTAGGAAGAAGTGCTCTGATCGGCGATCCGGGCCAGGGATTCCTCCCGACCCAGGATGCTGGCGACCTCGAAGATTCCCGGCGATACATTCGATCCGCTGAGCGCCGCCCGCAGGGGCTGGGCCACGTCGCCCAGCTTGCAGTCCTCGGCCTCGGCAAAGGCACGCACCGCCGCCTCGATGGCCGCCTCGTTCCACTCCGGCAATTGGCTCAGGCTGCTGTGCATGCGACCCAAACGGGCACGCGCTTCAGGCTTGAGGATCTTGTCTGCTTTGGGAGTCAGACTCAGCGGTCGCTCGATGACGTAAAATATCGCATTTTCAGCAAGTTCGACAAGGTTTTTCGCCCGCGCCTTGAGGCCATCCATACCGGCCGCGAGGCGCGCCCGAGCCTGCTCAGACAGCGGCCGTCCCAGGGTTTTCTCCAACTGCGGCACCAACAGCTCCACGAGACGCCCCGAGGCGGCCTCGCGCAGATAGTGGCCGTTCAGGCTCTCCAGCTTCACGAAGTCGAAGCGTGCCGCCGACTTGCCGACGCCCGCCAGGTCGAACCATTCGATCGCCTGCTCGGTGGAAATGATCTCGTCGTCGCCGTGGCCCCAGCCCAGGCGCAGCAGGTAGTTGCGCAGCGCTTCGGGAAGATAGCCCATGTCCCTGTAGGCCTCGACCCCCAGGGCGCCGTGGCGCTTGGACAGCTTTGCGCCGTCGGGGCCGTGGATCAGCGGGATGTGGGCGAAGAGCGGCGGTTCCCAGTCCAGGGCCCGGTAGAGCTGCGTCTGGCGGAAGGCATTGGTCAGGTGGTCGTCGCCGCGGATCACGTGGGTGACGCCCATGTCGTGGTCGTCGACCACCACCGAGAGCATGTAGGTCGGGGTGCCGTCGGCGCGCAGCAGGATCATGTCGTCCAGCTGGTCGTTGCGCACGGTCACCTCGCCCTGCACCAGGTCGGCGATCATCGATTCACCTTCCTGGGGCATCTTCAGGCGCACCACCGGGTCGATCCCGGCTGGCGCCTCGGAAGGATCACGGTCGCGCCAGCGCCCGTCATAGCGCATGGGACGCCCCTCGGCGCGGGCCGTGGCGCGCATCTCCTCCAGCTCCTCCGGCGAGCAGTAGCAGTGATAGGCCCTGCCGTTGGCCAGCAGTTCGCGCGCCAGTTCCGCGTGCCGCTCGGCACGGGAGAACTGATAGACGACGTCGCCGTCATGATCGAGGCCCAACCAGTCCAGGCCGTCGAGGATTGCGTCGATGGCCTCCTGCGTGGAGCGTTTTCGATCGGTGTCTTCGATGCGCAGCCGGAACTGGCCGCCGCAATGGCGGGCGAAGAGCCAGTTGAAGAGCGCCGTGCGGGCGCCGCCGATGTGCAGGAAGCCGGTGGGCGAGGGCGCAAAGCGCGTCACGACGGTACTGGTGTCGGTGGTCATCACTCTATCGCTAGCTGGTACGGGGTGTGAGGGCAGGGAAGCTGCTGCCCCCCGCCCGAAATGAGATGGCGCGGTTTACCACGCCGGAAGACCCTCGGCAAACGGCCGCTATTCCTCTTTTGCGCGTAATTCACAGATATTACAATCGCCAAGGTTAACGGCGAATTTGACGGGAGAGCCGGCGATGCGGACGCTGCCCGGCACAGGGGAAAGCGGGCAGCAGCGACCCGCAGCGCACGACATCCCAGGGCCGGCCGGGCGGGCCCGGGACAACCTGCTGGCCGAGCGCGGCCGCTGGCCGCTCTGGGTGCCGGTACTGCTGGGCGCCGGTATCGGCGCCTACTTCTGGAGTCCGTCGGAACCACCCGCCTGGCTCGGCCCCGCTGCCGTCCTGACATTTCTCCTCACCGCCTGGAGCCTCCGCCGGGCACCGGGCCTCACCCTCGCGCTCCTCGCGTTGCTTGCCGTGGCCGCCGGTTTCGCCCTGGCCCAACTGCGCACGCAACTCGTCGCCGCGCCGGTCCTGGAGCGCGCCT encodes the following:
- the gltX gene encoding glutamate--tRNA ligase; its protein translation is MTTDTSTVVTRFAPSPTGFLHIGGARTALFNWLFARHCGGQFRLRIEDTDRKRSTQEAIDAILDGLDWLGLDHDGDVVYQFSRAERHAELARELLANGRAYHCYCSPEELEEMRATARAEGRPMRYDGRWRDRDPSEAPAGIDPVVRLKMPQEGESMIADLVQGEVTVRNDQLDDMILLRADGTPTYMLSVVVDDHDMGVTHVIRGDDHLTNAFRQTQLYRALDWEPPLFAHIPLIHGPDGAKLSKRHGALGVEAYRDMGYLPEALRNYLLRLGWGHGDDEIISTEQAIEWFDLAGVGKSAARFDFVKLESLNGHYLREAASGRLVELLVPQLEKTLGRPLSEQARARLAAGMDGLKARAKNLVELAENAIFYVIERPLSLTPKADKILKPEARARLGRMHSSLSQLPEWNEAAIEAAVRAFAEAEDCKLGDVAQPLRAALSGSNVSPGIFEVASILGREESLARIADQSTSS